From a single Geothermobacter hydrogeniphilus genomic region:
- a CDS encoding DUF4197 domain-containing protein — MPTTNMLPGLLLAVSIIFTPGNLPAGWWEEGQKLLENATAPQGKPALSEAEIGSGLKEALRIGSERVVEQLGRADGFNGDEAIHIPLPPELEKVDSALTVIGMGRMTEDLELQLNRAAEAATPKAKALFSQAIREMTIDDVMAIYNGPEDAATRYFKGKMSAPLAEEMRPVVADSLTEVGAIRSYDSTLGEYRNLPFVPDIHADLTGWVVEKGLDGIFYYLAKEEAAIRADPARRTTELLQKVFGGGN, encoded by the coding sequence ATGCCGACCACCAACATGTTGCCAGGCCTGCTGCTGGCCGTCAGTATCATCTTCACCCCCGGAAACCTGCCGGCAGGATGGTGGGAAGAGGGGCAGAAGCTGCTGGAAAATGCAACGGCGCCACAAGGAAAACCGGCGCTGTCCGAAGCAGAAATCGGTTCGGGTCTGAAAGAAGCCTTGCGGATCGGCAGCGAGCGGGTGGTTGAACAGCTCGGCAGAGCCGACGGTTTCAACGGCGACGAGGCCATCCACATCCCCCTGCCGCCGGAACTGGAAAAGGTCGACAGCGCCCTGACGGTGATCGGCATGGGCAGGATGACCGAAGATCTCGAACTGCAGCTCAACCGTGCCGCCGAAGCGGCCACGCCGAAGGCGAAAGCCCTGTTCAGCCAGGCCATCAGGGAGATGACCATCGATGACGTGATGGCAATCTACAACGGGCCCGAGGATGCGGCGACCCGCTATTTCAAGGGAAAAATGTCGGCGCCGCTGGCCGAGGAAATGCGCCCGGTGGTCGCAGACAGCTTGACCGAAGTCGGTGCTATCCGCAGCTACGACAGCACCCTGGGTGAATACCGCAACCTCCCCTTCGTCCCCGATATTCATGCCGACCTGACCGGCTGGGTGGTGGAGAAAGGACTGGACGGAATCTTCTACTACCTGGCCAAAGAGGAAGCCGCCATCCGCGCCGATCCGGCCCGGCGCACCACCGAACTGCTGCAGAAGGTGTTCGGCGGCGGGAACTGA
- the asnS gene encoding asparagine--tRNA ligase, with the protein MPTAIDNSKVRSVAEVLRRNEVQPDLCVRGWVRTLRRGKEVSFIAVNDGSCFAALQVVAATELLQVLPDGLGTGAAVAVRGNLVASPAAGQAWELQATAIELIGPTGEDYPLQKKRHSFEFLRSIAHLRPRTNSFGAVFRVRSRLAYAVHRFFQERGFLYVQTPIITASDCEGAGELFRVTTLDMEKPPKGERGVDYRRDFFGQQAGLTVSGQLEAELFATAFSNVYTFGPTFRAENSNTSRHAAEFWMIEPEIAFCDLAGNCDLAEDFMRAMVTAVLEECREDLDFFDQQIEKGLIAKLEALARAEFARMSYSEAVAELEKSGKTFEFPVRWGADLQSEHERFLTEEVVGGPLFVTDYPKQIKAFYMRMNDDDRTVAAMDLLVPRVGEIVGGSQREERLDRLDARMAELGMDAAPLWWYRDIRRWGSCPHAGFGLGFERLLMYVTGMENIRDVIPFPRTPGHAEF; encoded by the coding sequence ATGCCGACTGCAATCGACAACAGTAAGGTCCGGTCCGTCGCGGAGGTGCTGCGGCGGAATGAAGTCCAGCCCGATCTCTGCGTCCGCGGCTGGGTGCGTACCCTCCGGCGCGGCAAGGAGGTCAGTTTCATCGCTGTCAACGACGGTTCCTGTTTCGCCGCGCTGCAGGTGGTCGCCGCAACCGAGCTGCTGCAGGTCCTGCCGGACGGGCTGGGGACCGGGGCGGCCGTCGCCGTCCGCGGCAACCTGGTCGCGTCCCCGGCGGCCGGGCAGGCGTGGGAGCTGCAGGCCACCGCCATTGAGCTGATCGGTCCCACCGGCGAGGATTACCCGCTGCAGAAGAAGCGGCACAGCTTCGAGTTTCTGCGCTCCATTGCTCATCTGCGACCCCGCACCAACAGTTTCGGCGCGGTCTTCCGGGTGCGCAGCCGCCTGGCCTATGCCGTGCATCGCTTCTTCCAGGAGCGCGGCTTTCTCTACGTGCAGACGCCGATCATCACCGCCAGTGACTGCGAGGGGGCCGGTGAGCTGTTTCGGGTCACCACCCTCGACATGGAGAAGCCGCCGAAGGGGGAGAGGGGGGTCGATTACCGCCGTGACTTTTTCGGTCAGCAGGCCGGTCTGACCGTTTCCGGGCAGCTGGAGGCCGAGCTGTTCGCCACCGCTTTCTCCAATGTCTATACCTTCGGCCCGACCTTCCGCGCCGAGAATTCCAACACCAGCCGTCATGCCGCCGAGTTCTGGATGATTGAGCCGGAAATCGCTTTCTGCGACCTGGCAGGCAACTGCGACCTGGCCGAGGATTTCATGCGGGCGATGGTGACCGCGGTGCTTGAGGAGTGCCGTGAGGATCTTGATTTCTTCGATCAGCAGATCGAAAAGGGCCTGATCGCCAAGCTCGAAGCCCTGGCCCGGGCGGAGTTCGCCCGCATGAGCTACAGCGAGGCGGTGGCGGAACTGGAAAAGTCGGGAAAAACATTTGAATTTCCGGTCCGGTGGGGGGCCGACCTGCAGTCGGAACATGAGCGCTTCCTGACCGAAGAGGTGGTCGGCGGCCCGCTGTTCGTGACCGACTACCCGAAGCAGATCAAGGCCTTCTACATGCGGATGAACGACGATGACCGCACCGTGGCCGCCATGGACCTGCTGGTGCCGCGGGTCGGGGAAATCGTCGGCGGTTCGCAGCGCGAGGAACGGCTTGACCGGCTCGATGCCCGCATGGCCGAGCTGGGGATGGATGCCGCGCCGCTCTGGTGGTACCGGGATATCCGCCGCTGGGGCAGCTGCCCGCACGCCGGTTTCGGGCTCGGCTTCGAGCGGCTGCTGATGTACGTCACCGGAATGGAGAACATCCGCGATGTCATTCCCTTCCCGCGGACTCCCGGACACGCCGAATTCTGA
- a CDS encoding 3-methyl-2-oxobutanoate dehydrogenase subunit VorB, with amino-acid sequence MSQSTPARVFLKGNEAVCYGAIEAGCRYYFGYPITPQSEIPALMSSELPKHGGQFLQAESEVASINMLLGASACGARAMTSSSSPGISLKQEGISYLAGSELPGLIVNISRSGPGLGGIDASQADYFQAVKGGGHGDYRMIVLAPHSVQEMYDLTMHAFDLSDRYRMPAMLLGDSLVGQMKEAIELRPRPEVELPAKDWIVTGKGGREEQRIVKSLFLGDGELEAHNRHLQAKAQALRANEVMAEEVALEDAELVLVAFGAAARIAKTAVRMAREAGLKVGMLRPITLFPFPEQHLARLAETARRFLCIELNTGQMVEDVRLAVNGRREVHFYGRPPGTGSLPTPEELYEQIRESY; translated from the coding sequence ATGAGTCAATCGACACCAGCACGCGTCTTCCTGAAAGGCAACGAAGCGGTCTGCTACGGCGCTATCGAGGCCGGCTGCCGCTACTATTTCGGCTACCCGATCACGCCACAGAGCGAAATCCCGGCCCTGATGTCCAGCGAACTGCCGAAGCACGGCGGCCAGTTCCTGCAGGCCGAAAGCGAGGTCGCCTCGATCAATATGCTGCTCGGCGCCAGCGCCTGCGGCGCCCGGGCGATGACCTCGTCCTCCAGCCCCGGCATCTCACTCAAGCAGGAGGGAATCTCCTACCTGGCGGGCAGTGAGCTGCCCGGGCTGATCGTCAACATCTCCCGTTCCGGCCCCGGGCTCGGCGGCATCGACGCCTCCCAGGCCGATTATTTCCAGGCGGTCAAGGGCGGCGGTCACGGCGACTACCGGATGATCGTCCTGGCCCCCCATTCTGTGCAGGAAATGTACGACCTGACCATGCACGCCTTCGATCTCTCCGACCGCTACCGGATGCCGGCCATGCTGCTCGGCGACTCCCTGGTCGGCCAGATGAAAGAGGCGATCGAACTGCGCCCCCGCCCTGAAGTCGAGCTGCCGGCCAAGGACTGGATCGTCACCGGCAAGGGCGGACGCGAGGAGCAACGCATCGTCAAATCACTGTTTCTCGGCGACGGCGAACTTGAAGCCCACAACCGGCACCTGCAGGCCAAGGCCCAAGCCCTGCGGGCCAACGAGGTGATGGCCGAGGAGGTCGCCCTGGAGGACGCCGAACTGGTCCTGGTTGCCTTCGGCGCGGCAGCGCGGATCGCCAAAACCGCGGTGCGGATGGCCCGGGAGGCGGGGCTCAAGGTCGGCATGCTGCGACCGATCACCCTCTTCCCCTTCCCCGAACAGCACCTTGCCCGGCTGGCGGAAACGGCGCGCCGCTTCCTCTGCATCGAACTGAATACCGGGCAGATGGTCGAGGATGTGCGCCTGGCGGTCAACGGCCGGCGTGAAGTCCATTTCTACGGCCGTCCACCGGGAACCGGCTCACTGCCGACCCCCGAAGAACTGTACGAGCAGATCCGAGAAAGTTATTGA
- a CDS encoding 4Fe-4S dicluster domain-containing protein, translated as MRPPRARRQGTGMKKLTIDETYCKGCGLCVDACPKGLLALCEEINRLGFTPATISPENLEACVSCALCAQVCPDVAIRVAREVKEK; from the coding sequence ATCCGCCCGCCACGCGCGCGGCGACAAGGAACAGGCATGAAGAAACTGACGATCGATGAAACCTACTGCAAGGGCTGCGGCCTCTGCGTCGATGCCTGCCCGAAGGGGCTGCTCGCGCTGTGCGAAGAGATCAACCGCCTCGGCTTCACACCGGCCACCATCAGCCCGGAAAACCTTGAAGCCTGCGTCAGCTGCGCGCTCTGCGCCCAGGTCTGTCCGGACGTGGCCATCCGCGTCGCCAGAGAGGTGAAGGAGAAATGA